One Hordeum vulgare subsp. vulgare chromosome 4H, MorexV3_pseudomolecules_assembly, whole genome shotgun sequence DNA window includes the following coding sequences:
- the LOC123448505 gene encoding 40S ribosomal protein S29 codes for MGHSNVWNSHPKNYGPGSRVCRVCGNSHGLIRKYGLMCCRQCFRSNAKDIGFIKYR; via the exons ATGGGTCACTCCAACGTGTGGAACTCCCACCCCAAGAACTACGGCCCCGGATCCCGCGTCTG CCGGGTCTGTGGCAACTCCCATGGGCTGATCAGGAAATATGGGCTCATGTGCTGCAGGCAGTGCTTCCGTAGCAACGCCAAGGATATTGGCTTCATCAAG TACCGTTGA